Proteins encoded together in one Peribacillus asahii window:
- the pckA gene encoding phosphoenolpyruvate carboxykinase (ATP) — MNSVDVSNELHQLLAGKNAHIQLSVPQLVEKVLSRNEGELTATGAIKAETGKYTGRSPKDKYIVEEASVKDKIDWNSNQPISEETFNKLYNKVTEYLKEKDEIFVFKGFAGADQSSRLPIQVVNEYAWHNLFAHQLFIRPTEEELANHDSQFTILSAPNFKANPAVDGTKSETFIIISFERRTVLIGGTEYAGEMKKSIFSIMNYLLPESDIFSMHCSANVGREGDVALFFGLSGTGKTTLSADANRKLIGDDEHGWSSNGVFNIEGGCYAKTINLSREKEPQIFDAIRFGTVLENVVIDPDTRIPDYDDKTLTENTRAAYPMDAIDNIVLPSVAGHPNTIIFLTADAYGVLPPISKLSKEQAMFHFLSGYTSKLAGTERGVTSPEATFSTCFGSPFLPLPAQRYAEMLGQKIDEHNAKVYLVNTGWTGGEYGTGSRMKLAYTRAMVQAALEGELTNIETVKDSIFGLEIPLHVPGVPDEVLQPSKTWEDKAAYEAKATELAAKFRENIQKFNVSKEIVEQGGPIA; from the coding sequence ATGAATTCTGTGGATGTTTCTAATGAGTTACACCAATTATTAGCTGGTAAAAATGCTCACATACAACTTTCTGTACCTCAGTTAGTAGAAAAAGTATTAAGCCGTAACGAAGGTGAATTAACAGCAACAGGAGCAATTAAAGCTGAAACAGGTAAATACACTGGTCGTTCACCTAAAGATAAATATATCGTGGAAGAGGCTTCCGTAAAAGATAAAATAGACTGGAACTCTAACCAGCCGATTTCTGAAGAGACGTTTAATAAATTATACAACAAAGTAACAGAGTATTTAAAAGAAAAAGATGAAATTTTTGTGTTTAAAGGTTTTGCAGGGGCTGATCAATCATCTCGCCTTCCAATTCAAGTTGTGAATGAATATGCTTGGCATAATCTTTTTGCACATCAATTATTCATCCGTCCTACAGAAGAGGAATTAGCTAATCATGATTCTCAATTTACAATTCTTTCTGCTCCTAACTTTAAAGCAAATCCAGCTGTTGATGGAACAAAATCAGAAACATTTATCATTATCTCATTCGAACGTCGTACAGTTTTAATCGGTGGAACGGAATATGCTGGAGAAATGAAGAAATCTATCTTCTCTATCATGAACTACTTACTTCCTGAATCAGATATTTTCTCTATGCACTGTTCAGCAAACGTAGGTCGTGAAGGTGATGTTGCTTTATTCTTCGGACTATCAGGAACAGGTAAAACAACGTTATCTGCAGATGCAAACCGTAAATTAATTGGTGATGACGAGCATGGCTGGTCTTCAAATGGTGTATTCAATATTGAAGGTGGTTGCTATGCAAAAACAATCAACCTTTCTCGTGAAAAAGAACCACAAATCTTTGATGCAATCCGTTTTGGAACAGTATTAGAAAACGTAGTGATTGATCCTGATACTCGTATTCCTGATTATGATGACAAAACATTAACTGAAAATACACGTGCAGCATATCCAATGGATGCTATTGACAATATCGTATTACCAAGTGTTGCTGGACATCCAAATACAATTATTTTCTTAACAGCTGATGCTTATGGAGTATTACCTCCAATCAGTAAATTATCAAAAGAACAAGCTATGTTCCACTTCTTAAGTGGCTATACTAGTAAATTAGCTGGTACAGAGCGCGGAGTTACATCTCCAGAAGCAACTTTCTCTACATGCTTCGGATCTCCATTCTTACCACTTCCAGCTCAACGTTATGCAGAAATGCTTGGACAAAAAATCGATGAGCACAATGCAAAAGTTTACCTTGTAAACACTGGCTGGACTGGTGGAGAATACGGAACTGGCAGCCGTATGAAACTTGCTTACACTCGTGCAATGGTTCAAGCAGCTCTTGAAGGTGAATTAACAAACATTGAAACTGTTAAAGATAGCATTTTCGGTTTAGAGATTCCACTTCATGTACCTGGTGTTCCAGACGAAGTTCTTCAGCCAAGCAAAACTTGGGAAGATAAAGCGGCATACGAAGCAAAAGCAACGGAACTTGCGGCTAAATTCCGTGAAAACATCCAAAAATTCAACGTATCAAAAGAAATCGTTGAACAAGGCGGACCAATCGCTTAA
- a CDS encoding DUF2584 domain-containing protein, translating into MGMPMELNTMIVTKGNERREDENIFHLTKAGYRLYPIDIPVEVKKTIESDSSGTAIIQKVEWENEQTMITYRLISLNSTN; encoded by the coding sequence ATGGGGATGCCGATGGAATTGAATACGATGATTGTTACAAAAGGTAATGAAAGACGTGAGGATGAAAATATTTTTCATTTAACAAAAGCAGGTTATCGGTTGTATCCAATTGATATTCCAGTTGAAGTGAAGAAGACGATAGAGTCTGATTCAAGTGGGACGGCTATTATTCAGAAAGTAGAGTGGGAGAATGAGCAAACAATGATTACATATCGGCTTATATCACTGAACTCGACAAATTAA
- a CDS encoding alpha/beta hydrolase family protein, with translation MVRCFKLEGKGELFVLNGKIISKERFPSPHPNIHLYSVTYLSQGLYVKGLLAEPKDGEVYDGFLYLRGGIKNVGKVRPARIIQFAAQGFIVFAPFYRGNQGGEGDEDFAGEDRFDAIAGFKLLEQHPRVKKEHIHIFGFSRGGIMALWTAIECRTAASLVTWGGVSDMFLTYEERIDMRRMMKRVIGGTPAKYSERYEYRTPLSAVRDLCLPVLIIHGVLDKNVSVEHAYRLQKALQLGNNQVESWYFAEFTHYFPPAMNRKVVEDLTDWMKRYVEK, from the coding sequence TTGGTAAGATGCTTTAAACTAGAAGGGAAAGGAGAGTTATTTGTGTTAAACGGTAAAATCATTTCGAAAGAGCGGTTTCCATCGCCTCATCCCAATATTCACTTATATTCCGTAACGTATTTATCACAAGGTCTGTATGTGAAAGGATTGTTAGCAGAGCCAAAGGATGGAGAAGTTTACGATGGCTTTTTATACTTAAGAGGCGGGATTAAGAATGTTGGTAAAGTTCGGCCAGCCCGTATTATCCAATTTGCTGCCCAAGGATTTATTGTGTTTGCTCCTTTTTATCGAGGAAATCAAGGGGGAGAAGGAGATGAGGATTTTGCTGGCGAAGATCGTTTTGACGCCATTGCTGGATTTAAATTATTAGAGCAGCATCCGCGTGTGAAGAAAGAACATATACATATTTTTGGCTTTTCCCGAGGTGGGATTATGGCGCTTTGGACAGCTATTGAATGTAGAACCGCTGCATCGCTTGTGACATGGGGCGGAGTATCGGATATGTTTTTGACGTATGAGGAACGTATAGATATGCGTCGAATGATGAAACGAGTTATTGGCGGGACACCTGCGAAATATTCAGAGCGTTACGAATATAGAACTCCGCTTTCTGCTGTGAGAGATCTTTGTTTACCTGTGTTAATTATTCATGGTGTGTTGGATAAAAATGTGTCGGTTGAACATGCTTATCGTTTACAAAAAGCGTTACAGCTAGGGAATAATCAAGTGGAAAGCTGGTATTTTGCTGAGTTTACTCATTATTTCCCTCCTGCAATGAATCGAAAAGTTGTTGAAGATTTAACAGATTGGATGAAAAGGTATGTGGAAAAATGA
- a CDS encoding ABC transporter substrate-binding protein — MKNIWKTGSILLLTCILMIPLVACGKDEVTKVRVAEVTRSLFYAPQYVAIEKGFFEEEGLEIDLKTTAGGDKTMTALLSDGTDIALVGSETSIYVTAQGTTDPIINFAQLTQTDGTFLVSRKPIENFEWEMLKDSTFLGQRKGGMPQMLGEFVLKEHGIDPHEDLNLIQNIDFANIATAFASGTGDYVQLFEPTASIFEKEGKGHIVASFGTESGHVPYTVFMTKESYLTENKETMEKFTRAIYKAQKWVQETDSREIAELIAPYFEDTDLDIMTTVIDRYKEQGSFATDPILDEEEWNNLQNIMDEAGELPARMEYEELVNTDFAEQVTE, encoded by the coding sequence ATGAAAAACATATGGAAGACGGGATCTATACTTTTATTAACTTGTATCTTAATGATTCCTCTAGTAGCCTGTGGAAAAGACGAAGTCACAAAAGTACGCGTAGCAGAAGTAACTCGTTCTCTTTTTTATGCTCCACAATATGTTGCTATTGAAAAAGGTTTTTTTGAAGAAGAAGGCCTGGAGATTGATTTAAAAACGACCGCAGGTGGAGATAAAACAATGACAGCGCTGCTATCTGATGGTACTGATATTGCTCTTGTCGGATCTGAAACCTCAATTTACGTGACAGCACAAGGTACAACCGATCCTATCATCAATTTCGCGCAACTTACACAAACAGATGGTACTTTCCTTGTTTCCCGCAAGCCTATCGAAAACTTCGAATGGGAAATGTTAAAAGACTCTACATTCCTTGGGCAACGCAAAGGTGGCATGCCGCAAATGTTAGGGGAATTTGTGTTAAAAGAACACGGCATTGACCCGCACGAAGATTTAAACCTTATTCAAAATATTGATTTTGCCAATATTGCGACAGCCTTTGCCTCTGGAACCGGGGATTATGTACAGCTATTTGAACCAACTGCCAGCATTTTTGAAAAGGAAGGAAAAGGTCATATCGTTGCTTCGTTCGGCACAGAATCAGGGCATGTTCCTTATACAGTGTTTATGACAAAAGAAAGCTATTTAACAGAAAACAAAGAAACCATGGAAAAATTCACCCGTGCCATTTATAAAGCACAAAAATGGGTGCAAGAAACAGACTCTAGAGAAATTGCCGAATTGATTGCTCCTTACTTTGAAGATACGGATTTAGACATTATGACAACCGTAATAGATCGTTATAAAGAACAAGGCTCCTTTGCAACAGATCCAATTTTAGATGAAGAAGAGTGGAATAATTTACAAAACATCATGGACGAAGCCGGTGAGCTACCAGCACGTATGGAATATGAGGAATTGGTCAACACCGACTTTGCCGAACAAGTGACGGAGTAA
- a CDS encoding ABC transporter ATP-binding protein: MSFLTINSIYHTYFTQETATTALKDISLNIEKGEFVSFLGPSGCGKTTLLSIIAGLFPATSGSIQLGGKPLKSDQDASIGYMLQQDYLFPWKTIEENVILGLTLQKLKDTDGKALKLLEAVGLVGVEKQFPKQLSGGMRQRAALARTLAVDPKILLLDEPFSALDYQTKLKLEDLVFETLKSFGKTALLVTHDIGEAIAMSDRIYLFSANPGQIYRIFDIPAELRALCPFDARNHPLYPSLFQTIWKELESLEH; the protein is encoded by the coding sequence ATGAGCTTTTTAACTATTAATTCTATCTATCACACGTATTTCACACAAGAAACAGCGACAACTGCTCTAAAGGACATCAGTCTTAACATCGAAAAAGGGGAATTCGTCTCCTTTTTAGGTCCTAGCGGCTGTGGCAAAACAACACTGCTCTCTATTATTGCCGGGCTATTTCCAGCTACCTCAGGAAGCATTCAACTAGGAGGTAAGCCATTAAAATCTGATCAAGATGCATCAATCGGCTATATGCTTCAACAAGATTATTTGTTTCCATGGAAGACAATTGAGGAAAATGTAATATTAGGTTTAACGCTTCAAAAACTAAAAGATACAGATGGCAAAGCCCTAAAACTATTGGAAGCTGTCGGCTTAGTCGGCGTCGAAAAACAATTTCCAAAGCAATTGTCGGGCGGGATGAGACAACGTGCTGCTCTCGCTCGCACACTTGCTGTTGACCCTAAAATCTTGCTATTAGATGAGCCTTTTTCCGCCCTTGATTATCAAACAAAACTTAAGCTGGAAGATCTCGTTTTTGAAACATTAAAATCGTTTGGAAAAACAGCCTTGCTTGTAACGCACGATATTGGGGAAGCAATCGCTATGAGCGACCGAATTTATTTATTCTCAGCGAATCCTGGTCAGATTTATCGAATATTTGACATACCTGCCGAATTACGTGCACTTTGTCCTTTTGATGCACGTAATCATCCCCTATATCCATCCCTTTTTCAAACCATTTGGAAGGAGCTTGAAAGTCTTGAACATTAA
- a CDS encoding ABC transporter permease, producing the protein MNIKQLHHDFKASLIREKRFVRLYQILIFLIFFSSWEIASRLQWINPLIFSSPTKVWRLFVIKIQDGTLLSHLSVTIFETLLGFILGTLLGVLLATALWWSPMLSNILDPYLVILNAMPKVALGPILIVAMGPGFSSIIAMGAIISIIITAIVVYTAFREVDPNYLKVLQTFRATRAQSFKEAILPASFPTIISTLKVNVGLSWVGVIVGEFLVSSKGLGYLIIYGFQVFNFTLVMLSLMIIAVIATIMYQLVELLEKKLIKQ; encoded by the coding sequence TTGAACATTAAACAACTTCATCATGATTTCAAAGCCTCCTTAATCAGAGAAAAACGGTTTGTCCGATTGTATCAAATATTGATTTTTCTTATCTTTTTTAGCAGCTGGGAAATTGCTTCGCGCCTTCAATGGATTAATCCGCTTATCTTTAGTTCACCAACGAAAGTATGGCGACTATTCGTAATAAAAATTCAGGATGGAACTTTATTATCGCATTTAAGTGTAACCATTTTCGAAACATTGCTTGGGTTTATCCTCGGTACACTACTCGGCGTGCTGCTTGCTACAGCCCTGTGGTGGTCACCAATGCTTTCAAACATTCTTGATCCTTATCTTGTCATTTTAAATGCCATGCCAAAGGTAGCACTCGGTCCAATTTTAATTGTAGCGATGGGACCTGGCTTTTCTTCCATTATTGCGATGGGAGCGATTATTTCCATTATCATCACCGCTATTGTTGTGTACACGGCTTTTCGAGAAGTCGATCCAAACTACTTAAAAGTTTTACAAACCTTCAGAGCAACACGTGCCCAATCATTCAAAGAAGCGATTCTCCCTGCCTCGTTTCCAACAATTATTTCAACATTAAAAGTGAACGTCGGATTATCTTGGGTCGGTGTCATTGTCGGTGAATTTCTTGTTTCATCAAAAGGTCTTGGCTACCTAATCATTTACGGCTTCCAAGTATTTAATTTTACCCTTGTGATGCTCTCACTTATGATTATCGCTGTTATTGCAACTATTATGTATCAGCTTGTGGAATTGCTAGAAAAGAAGTTAATTAAGCAATGA
- the ytkD gene encoding RNA deprotection pyrophosphohydrolase: protein MVTFKDEHGFLVEFSSKAEFGEAWHVLVLCQFQGKWVLTRHRERGLEFPGGKRERSETIEEAAIREVYEETGGVVGELLFLGQYRVHEPNRSFIKSIYYTELTAIEKKQEYLETDGPVLCVQLPNNMKTDTDYSFIMKDEIVPLSLQQIGRVKKSTTF from the coding sequence ATGGTGACTTTTAAGGATGAACATGGTTTTTTAGTAGAATTTTCATCAAAAGCGGAGTTCGGAGAGGCTTGGCACGTATTGGTACTTTGTCAGTTTCAAGGAAAGTGGGTGCTGACGCGTCATCGAGAACGTGGTCTTGAATTTCCAGGGGGAAAACGAGAGCGTAGTGAAACGATAGAAGAAGCGGCTATTCGAGAGGTGTATGAAGAAACAGGCGGAGTTGTTGGTGAGTTGCTGTTTCTTGGACAATATCGAGTACATGAACCGAATCGATCATTTATAAAATCGATTTATTATACAGAGCTAACAGCGATAGAGAAGAAACAAGAATATTTAGAAACAGATGGACCTGTATTATGTGTTCAGTTACCAAATAATATGAAAACCGATACCGATTATAGCTTTATTATGAAAGACGAAATTGTACCACTAAGCTTGCAGCAAATCGGAAGAGTAAAAAAGAGCACCACTTTTTAA
- a CDS encoding hydrolase — MAEQRKTYYIWIPNGQISQSSTDSPWNFKIEATDDEIMQLREYFDYNYMIGEENFYRAHVPLKEYHHDHENDEQDLTLQNIYQLIYELGDEEAKQHIESMGILKAKRTDDGLRY; from the coding sequence TTGGCTGAGCAGCGGAAAACATATTATATTTGGATACCGAATGGGCAAATTTCTCAAAGTAGTACAGATTCACCGTGGAATTTTAAAATTGAAGCAACTGATGATGAAATTATGCAATTGCGAGAGTACTTTGATTATAACTATATGATTGGTGAAGAGAACTTTTATCGTGCTCACGTGCCCCTTAAGGAATATCATCATGATCATGAAAATGATGAACAAGATTTGACGTTGCAAAACATTTATCAATTAATTTATGAGCTTGGCGATGAAGAAGCAAAGCAACATATTGAAAGCATGGGAATTTTAAAAGCAAAGCGAACAGATGATGGCCTCCGGTATTAA
- a CDS encoding DUF6154 family protein, which yields MKLIEELYNMYRTKLTGDEEDIDMLTFAVLEQLDRKEILELLHDMDEQELTNLMGLYIIESLKGKFAQNSINAKPTYFSPRTFH from the coding sequence ATGAAATTAATTGAAGAATTATACAACATGTATCGCACAAAGCTAACAGGTGATGAAGAAGATATTGACATGCTGACATTTGCAGTTTTAGAACAATTAGATCGCAAAGAAATCTTAGAGTTATTGCACGACATGGATGAACAAGAATTAACCAATTTAATGGGATTGTACATTATTGAATCGTTAAAAGGTAAATTTGCTCAGAATAGCATAAATGCCAAACCTACATATTTTTCACCGCGTACTTTTCACTAA